One genomic region from Streptomyces sp. NBC_01304 encodes:
- a CDS encoding class I SAM-dependent methyltransferase: protein MDSIPANRRLWNQISSAYQHKHDPQIGATPRLWGMYSIPDAHLHALGDVSSKRVLELGCGAGQWSRALAAEGATVVGLDLSDAQLAAAARAMGASPYPLVQGAAEQLPFAADTFDLVFCDFGGLSWASPHLAVPQAARVLRRGGRLVFNVASPWFEACYDEAASRVTTTLQQDYFGLDTIAEGDGATSYQLTYGGWVKVLRGAGLIIDDLIEPRPEPGTPNGYNETDPPDWAHRWPAELLWVTHKP, encoded by the coding sequence GTGGACAGCATCCCCGCCAACCGGCGGCTCTGGAACCAGATCAGCAGCGCCTACCAGCACAAGCACGACCCGCAAATCGGCGCCACACCCCGACTGTGGGGCATGTACTCCATCCCCGACGCGCACCTGCACGCCCTGGGCGACGTCAGCAGCAAGCGCGTCCTCGAACTCGGCTGCGGCGCCGGCCAGTGGTCCAGGGCACTCGCCGCCGAGGGCGCCACCGTGGTCGGGCTCGACCTGTCCGATGCCCAACTCGCGGCAGCAGCCCGCGCGATGGGAGCGTCCCCCTACCCGCTGGTGCAAGGCGCCGCCGAACAACTCCCCTTCGCCGCCGACACCTTCGACCTGGTGTTCTGCGACTTCGGTGGGCTCAGCTGGGCATCCCCGCACCTGGCCGTCCCGCAGGCCGCACGCGTCTTGCGCCGAGGTGGGCGCCTGGTGTTCAACGTCGCCAGCCCATGGTTCGAAGCTTGCTACGACGAAGCCGCCAGCCGCGTGACCACGACGCTGCAGCAGGACTACTTCGGGCTGGACACCATCGCCGAAGGCGACGGCGCGACCAGCTATCAGCTCACCTACGGCGGCTGGGTCAAGGTCCTGCGCGGCGCGGGTCTCATCATCGACGACCTCATCGAGCCGCGGCCCGAACCCGGAACACCCAACGGCTACAACGAAACCGACCCACCCGACTGGGCACACCGCTGGCCGGCGGAACTGCTCTGGGTAACCCACAAACCGTAA
- a CDS encoding GNAT family N-acetyltransferase has protein sequence MIRQEAADDHREVREVHTRAFGDNKRVPGLVEALRVAEAALAPMSFVATVDDRVVGHVLLSATRLDAPRRIVDVLSLSPLGVVPEFQRQGIGTQLIAHALAAADSQGVPLIFLEGSPRYYGTRGFEGAGALGFRSPSLRIPEAAFQVARLSAHEPWMTGTFVYSEAFWAFDCVGLRDPEG, from the coding sequence GTGATCCGGCAAGAGGCCGCTGACGATCACCGAGAGGTACGCGAGGTTCACACCCGCGCCTTCGGTGACAACAAGCGGGTTCCCGGGCTCGTGGAGGCACTTCGCGTTGCGGAGGCCGCATTGGCGCCGATGTCCTTCGTCGCCACTGTTGATGACCGGGTCGTCGGGCATGTCCTGTTGAGCGCGACACGGTTGGACGCTCCGCGCCGGATCGTGGATGTCCTGTCGCTGTCACCGCTGGGCGTGGTCCCGGAGTTCCAGCGCCAGGGCATCGGTACGCAGCTCATCGCCCACGCCCTCGCGGCGGCCGACAGCCAAGGCGTGCCATTGATATTCCTGGAGGGTTCGCCGCGCTACTACGGCACGCGCGGCTTCGAGGGTGCCGGCGCGTTGGGCTTCCGTTCGCCGTCGCTGCGTATCCCTGAAGCCGCGTTCCAGGTCGCCCGGTTGTCCGCTCACGAGCCGTGGATGACGGGCACCTTCGTCTACTCAGAGGCCTTTTGGGCCTTTGACTGCGTCGGCCTGCGCGACCCCGAGGGCTGA
- a CDS encoding polysaccharide deacetylase family protein, producing the protein MNILKRRPRLLILLTLAVITAVTVTVVMVIRANEMKTLSPGDEREQAAASGDKPTGQVDCQKAKCIALTFDGNPGEPTDRLMDLLDQYKAPSTFFLEGRRIHKFPDVVRRMAKDGHEIGNHTWTHPRLTDVSDDQIRDELGRTERAISKITGTKSTLMRPPQGRTDDRVSKVSKELGMAQVLWTVTAKDYETDDIKLIAERVLEGAGRDGIVLLHPLHKGTLPAMPTILKKLHAEGYTFVTVSQLLSPAKPEPGGIYR; encoded by the coding sequence GTGAACATCCTGAAGAGGCGGCCGCGCCTACTGATACTCCTGACGCTGGCCGTAATAACCGCCGTGACGGTGACCGTGGTCATGGTGATCCGGGCGAACGAGATGAAGACGCTCTCCCCGGGCGACGAACGCGAACAGGCCGCGGCATCCGGAGACAAGCCGACGGGGCAGGTGGACTGCCAGAAGGCCAAGTGCATCGCGCTCACCTTCGACGGCAACCCCGGAGAACCCACCGACCGCCTGATGGACCTCCTGGACCAGTACAAGGCGCCGTCGACCTTCTTCCTGGAGGGCCGGCGCATCCACAAGTTCCCCGATGTGGTGCGACGGATGGCCAAGGACGGCCATGAGATCGGCAACCACACCTGGACCCATCCGCGGCTGACCGATGTCTCCGACGACCAGATCCGCGACGAGCTGGGCCGCACCGAGCGGGCCATCTCCAAGATCACCGGCACCAAGTCGACGCTGATGAGGCCGCCGCAGGGTCGCACCGACGACCGCGTCTCGAAGGTCTCGAAAGAGCTGGGGATGGCGCAGGTCCTGTGGACGGTGACCGCGAAGGACTACGAGACCGACGACATCAAGCTGATAGCCGAGCGCGTTCTCGAAGGTGCCGGTCGCGACGGCATCGTATTGCTTCACCCGCTGCACAAGGGCACCTTGCCCGCCATGCCCACCATCCTGAAGAAGCTCCACGCCGAGGGCTACACCTTCGTGACCGTCTCCCAGCTCCTCTCCCCCGCCAAGCCCGAGCCCGGCGGCATCTACCGGTGA
- a CDS encoding alpha/beta hydrolase, whose protein sequence is MRFTSEQRLDDGVLEREFTLGEIPGILWTPASASAPVPLILMSPPPLGLRKAYPRLVARAQHAVADGFAVATIELPGSGDRPRLATAEQALADLRRVMQAGEPVSDEIIDALILPLVDKAVPEWQAALDALLELPQLGGPVGYSGGVISIGVRLAVVEPRIVAAGLFAGSFVPRAILEEARQVTIPLHVLLQWDDEGNDRQAALDLFDAFGSKEKTLHANMGGHTGVPQFAGDAAAQFFTRHLK, encoded by the coding sequence ATGCGCTTCACTTCTGAACAGCGTCTCGACGACGGCGTCCTCGAGCGCGAATTCACCCTCGGCGAGATCCCCGGCATCCTGTGGACGCCCGCGTCCGCATCCGCACCGGTCCCGCTGATCCTGATGAGCCCCCCGCCGCTCGGACTGCGCAAGGCCTACCCCCGTCTGGTGGCCCGGGCCCAGCACGCCGTGGCGGATGGCTTCGCCGTAGCCACCATCGAGCTCCCGGGAAGCGGGGACCGGCCCCGCCTGGCCACCGCCGAGCAAGCCCTCGCCGATCTGCGGCGGGTGATGCAGGCCGGCGAGCCGGTCAGCGACGAGATCATCGACGCCCTCATCCTCCCGCTCGTCGACAAGGCGGTCCCGGAGTGGCAGGCCGCCCTGGACGCACTCCTTGAGCTGCCCCAACTCGGCGGCCCGGTCGGCTACTCGGGAGGCGTGATCTCCATCGGCGTCCGCCTTGCGGTGGTCGAGCCGCGCATCGTGGCCGCCGGGCTCTTCGCCGGGAGTTTCGTGCCGCGCGCCATTCTCGAAGAGGCCCGCCAGGTCACCATTCCCCTGCACGTCCTGCTGCAGTGGGACGACGAAGGAAACGACCGGCAGGCGGCCCTGGACCTGTTCGACGCCTTCGGCTCCAAGGAAAAGACCCTGCACGCCAACATGGGCGGACACACCGGCGTCCCGCAGTTCGCGGGGGACGCCGCGGCCCAGTTCTTCACCCGGCATCTGAAGTGA
- a CDS encoding HEAT repeat domain-containing protein yields the protein MTITRQGADAMRVLQGLEDGRSSVRLRAALAVGTTPDPRFVDKLIERCAIEPEFFVRDMLTWALTRHPVSWTLPVLVREVRSEQAQARSQALHTLSKIGDRQAWPTITRALLSDADDEVARSAWRAAVVLVPDGEETALAAVLATQLGRGERETQLSLSRALVALGEVIVPALRAATTAPDPGVRVHAHATQRLLREPDAGFEYAIEEAKRVVALGGSGRERR from the coding sequence GTGACGATCACAAGGCAAGGCGCGGATGCGATGCGGGTACTCCAAGGCCTTGAGGACGGCCGTTCGTCCGTACGACTGCGGGCTGCTCTCGCGGTCGGTACGACACCTGACCCGCGCTTCGTCGACAAGCTCATCGAGCGCTGCGCGATCGAGCCCGAATTCTTCGTCCGCGACATGCTGACCTGGGCGCTCACCCGGCACCCGGTGTCCTGGACGCTCCCCGTCCTGGTCCGCGAAGTGCGCTCGGAGCAGGCGCAGGCCCGGAGCCAGGCGCTGCACACGCTGTCCAAGATCGGGGACCGGCAGGCCTGGCCGACGATCACGCGGGCGCTGTTGTCCGACGCCGACGACGAGGTGGCGCGAAGCGCCTGGCGGGCCGCGGTCGTGCTGGTGCCGGACGGCGAGGAGACGGCGTTGGCCGCGGTGTTGGCGACGCAGCTCGGGCGCGGTGAGCGGGAGACGCAGCTGAGTCTCAGCCGAGCGCTGGTCGCGCTGGGCGAGGTGATCGTGCCGGCGCTGCGAGCTGCGACGACGGCCCCCGACCCGGGGGTGCGCGTGCACGCGCACGCCACGCAACGGCTGCTGCGCGAGCCGGATGCCGGATTCGAGTACGCGATCGAGGAGGCCAAGCGCGTCGTGGCCCTCGGCGGGTCCGGCCGGGAGAGACGATAG
- a CDS encoding MerR family transcriptional regulator, with the protein MLIGEVARRSGVSSRMLRHYESLGLVRPSGRTGSGYREYSGDDIRRIFHIESLRSLGMSLREIGRALDDPGFTPSTLVDGLIRQTRDRIAAETELLTRLRRIDAAEPTGWEDVLQVVALLQALGSKSADARQRAALSSAGELPVPVEALVEAALSEGDPNVAGALRWALARSGDGAPALLAEGLASPLAAVRERAVQCLAEMPGDEAAAQLRAALTNPDVVVRGYAALALGTRGVCEAMPTLIDMIVEGRNDTDAADALSVLASDIEAADQIATRLVDRLADDATQSPARGRLTQALAAVPGTTASHALVELSHDEDRAVALTAAYLLQLRSAR; encoded by the coding sequence GTGTTGATCGGTGAGGTGGCGCGACGGTCCGGGGTCAGTTCCCGCATGCTCCGGCATTACGAATCGCTCGGCCTGGTGCGGCCGTCTGGCCGTACGGGCTCCGGTTATCGGGAGTATTCCGGCGACGACATCCGGCGGATCTTCCACATCGAGAGCCTGCGGTCGCTGGGCATGTCGCTGCGTGAGATCGGGCGCGCGCTCGACGATCCCGGCTTCACGCCCTCGACGCTCGTCGACGGCCTCATCCGTCAGACACGCGACCGCATCGCGGCCGAGACCGAGCTGCTCACGCGGCTGCGCCGGATCGATGCGGCAGAGCCCACCGGTTGGGAGGACGTCCTCCAGGTCGTGGCGCTGCTGCAGGCACTGGGGTCGAAGAGCGCCGACGCGCGTCAGCGCGCGGCCCTCTCCTCGGCCGGCGAGCTGCCGGTGCCGGTGGAGGCGCTGGTCGAGGCGGCTCTGAGCGAGGGGGATCCGAACGTCGCCGGAGCCCTGCGATGGGCGCTGGCTCGATCGGGCGACGGCGCTCCGGCACTGCTGGCGGAAGGCCTCGCCTCACCGCTGGCCGCGGTCCGCGAACGTGCCGTTCAGTGCCTTGCCGAGATGCCCGGTGATGAAGCCGCCGCGCAGCTGCGGGCCGCTCTCACGAATCCCGACGTCGTGGTCCGCGGGTATGCGGCTCTGGCGCTCGGGACGCGTGGAGTCTGCGAAGCGATGCCGACGCTCATCGACATGATTGTGGAGGGAAGGAACGACACCGATGCGGCCGACGCCCTGAGTGTGCTGGCGAGCGACATCGAGGCCGCGGATCAGATCGCGACCAGGCTCGTCGACCGCCTCGCCGACGACGCCACGCAATCTCCTGCACGTGGACGGCTGACCCAAGCCCTGGCGGCCGTCCCGGGGACGACGGCGTCACATGCCCTCGTCGAGCTGTCGCATGACGAGGACCGTGCCGTTGCGTTGACCGCGGCGTACCTTCTTCAGCTACGCAGCGCACGGTGA
- a CDS encoding serine protein kinase RIO: protein MSHDNFPQHPQSLAFPDDFSTDAYRYVPPRRDLSDIDDRFIFDFRAYDDLEDGQRWSTWLRVEPLSRGPEPLPDWVVTSQGAIDTELGVLKTGKEADVHLIERADPRDPAGGGVIMAAKRYRSSEHRTFHRAASYTEGRSMKRSRDERAVKRKSTFGRQVAAGEWAVSEWGALVRLWGLGLPVPYPVQIDGTEILMEWITVVDEDGAVATAPRLAQTRPSPELLASYFQQLTDALATMVQNGVVHGDLSAYNILAAGERLVIIDLPQLVDLVGNLNGMTFLQRDCANICSWFRSRGLDADEDALFGELMAHAF, encoded by the coding sequence ATGTCTCACGACAACTTCCCGCAGCACCCTCAGTCCCTGGCATTTCCTGACGACTTCAGCACCGACGCCTACCGCTACGTCCCGCCCCGGCGCGACCTGAGCGACATCGACGACCGGTTCATCTTCGACTTCCGTGCCTACGACGACCTCGAGGACGGCCAGCGCTGGTCGACCTGGCTGCGCGTCGAACCCCTCAGCCGAGGCCCCGAGCCGCTCCCGGACTGGGTGGTGACCTCGCAGGGCGCGATCGACACCGAACTCGGCGTCCTGAAGACCGGCAAGGAAGCCGACGTCCACCTCATCGAACGCGCCGACCCGCGCGACCCCGCCGGCGGCGGGGTGATCATGGCGGCCAAGCGGTACCGCTCTTCCGAGCACCGGACCTTCCACCGCGCCGCGTCCTACACCGAGGGCCGCTCGATGAAGCGCTCACGTGACGAGCGGGCCGTCAAACGCAAGAGCACCTTCGGCCGACAGGTCGCGGCCGGCGAGTGGGCGGTGTCCGAGTGGGGTGCGCTGGTGCGGCTCTGGGGCCTCGGGCTGCCGGTTCCCTACCCGGTACAGATCGACGGCACTGAGATCCTGATGGAGTGGATCACGGTTGTCGACGAGGACGGCGCCGTCGCGACCGCGCCCCGGCTCGCCCAGACCCGACCCTCACCTGAGCTGCTGGCCTCGTACTTCCAGCAGCTCACCGATGCGCTCGCCACGATGGTGCAGAACGGCGTCGTGCACGGCGACCTCTCGGCGTACAACATCCTGGCGGCGGGCGAGCGGCTGGTCATCATCGACCTGCCACAGCTCGTCGACCTGGTCGGCAACCTGAACGGGATGACCTTCCTCCAGCGTGACTGCGCGAACATCTGCAGCTGGTTCCGCTCGCGGGGCCTCGATGCCGACGAGGACGCGCTGTTCGGGGAGCTCATGGCGCACGCCTTTTGA
- a CDS encoding FAD-dependent monooxygenase: protein MTNTTVLISGAGVAGAALGHFLHRDGYDVTVVELAPGLRGSGYAVDFRGAAFDVLGELGVLDEIRGHDTAMRGTTLVDADGAEIGRLPAEAFAGELEVPKPELTRILHRLTAPELTYVFGDSITALTQHDGGVAVEFEHGAPRTFDLVVGADGLFSKVRRLAFGPHEQALRHLGMSGAGFTADNILGLDHSGVLHTGDGTAVYAFSAADADRMSVSLSCATDAPLLDRRPRSEQEQALRDAFAGAGWVVPDLLKAMSAADDFYFSSSSQVRLDAWSTGRVVLVGDAGYCAAPTAGMGTSQALLGARALARHLAAADGDHTAAFTAYEAELRPYVTENQVKGQEGAAAFGGSGQ, encoded by the coding sequence ATGACGAACACCACGGTCCTCATATCAGGTGCCGGTGTGGCGGGCGCCGCCCTCGGACACTTCCTGCACCGCGACGGCTACGACGTCACCGTCGTCGAACTGGCCCCCGGTCTGCGCGGCAGCGGGTACGCCGTCGACTTCCGCGGCGCCGCCTTCGACGTCCTCGGGGAACTCGGAGTCCTGGACGAGATCCGCGGCCACGACACCGCGATGCGCGGCACCACGCTGGTCGACGCGGACGGGGCCGAGATCGGCCGCCTGCCGGCCGAGGCGTTCGCGGGCGAACTGGAGGTACCCAAGCCCGAGCTGACGAGGATCCTGCACCGGCTGACCGCGCCGGAGCTCACCTATGTCTTCGGTGACTCCATCACCGCGCTCACCCAGCACGACGGCGGTGTCGCGGTCGAGTTCGAGCACGGCGCGCCTCGTACCTTCGACCTGGTGGTCGGCGCGGACGGACTCTTCTCCAAGGTCCGGCGCCTGGCCTTCGGCCCGCACGAGCAGGCGCTGCGTCACCTGGGCATGTCGGGCGCCGGGTTCACCGCCGACAACATCCTCGGCCTCGACCACAGCGGTGTGCTGCACACCGGCGACGGCACCGCCGTCTACGCCTTCAGCGCCGCGGACGCCGACCGGATGTCGGTGAGCCTGTCGTGCGCAACCGACGCGCCTCTCCTGGACCGCCGTCCACGCAGCGAGCAGGAGCAGGCCCTGCGGGACGCGTTCGCCGGTGCCGGCTGGGTCGTGCCCGACCTCCTGAAGGCGATGTCGGCCGCCGACGACTTCTACTTCTCCTCCTCCAGCCAGGTCCGCCTGGACGCCTGGTCGACCGGCCGGGTCGTCCTCGTCGGCGACGCCGGGTACTGCGCCGCGCCGACCGCCGGCATGGGCACCTCGCAGGCCTTGCTGGGCGCCCGCGCCCTGGCCCGGCACCTGGCCGCTGCCGACGGCGACCACACCGCCGCGTTCACCGCGTACGAGGCCGAGTTGCGACCGTACGTGACGGAAAACCAGGTGAAGGGCCAAGAGGGCGCCGCGGCCTTCGGAGGCAGCGGTCAGTGA
- a CDS encoding arylamine N-acetyltransferase family protein, with translation MIDIDGYLAVLGVDRPAAPTAEALWALHRAQVERVAYETLDNQLGRPTGIGAAESVARILRGRGGYCFHLNGAFAALLEALGYDVTLHRAGVQDEVEDPAGPGGDHLALTVLLDGERWLVDTGLAGGMYEPLPLCEGSYVQGPFTYAMAPSTVVPGGWRFTHDPRGAFTAMVFAPEPVPLSSFAAKHAHLSTSPESGFVRVFQAQLRDAKGVDMLRGCVLRRIDAEGTDERTIDSADDWYDVLADVFQLQLSDVDAAERAELWHRVHAAHQEWEAAEGR, from the coding sequence ATGATCGACATCGACGGGTATCTGGCCGTGTTGGGGGTGGACCGGCCGGCGGCCCCGACCGCCGAGGCGCTGTGGGCACTGCACCGGGCGCAGGTGGAACGGGTCGCCTACGAGACCCTCGACAACCAACTGGGACGGCCGACGGGCATCGGTGCCGCGGAGTCGGTGGCCCGGATCCTGCGCGGGCGCGGCGGCTACTGCTTCCACCTCAACGGGGCCTTCGCTGCGCTCCTGGAGGCGCTCGGCTACGACGTGACCCTGCACCGGGCCGGGGTGCAGGATGAGGTCGAGGACCCTGCCGGTCCGGGCGGCGACCATCTCGCGCTCACCGTGCTGCTGGACGGCGAGCGGTGGCTGGTCGACACCGGGCTCGCCGGCGGCATGTACGAACCGTTGCCGCTGTGTGAAGGCAGCTATGTCCAGGGGCCGTTCACCTACGCGATGGCGCCGTCGACGGTGGTGCCCGGCGGCTGGCGGTTCACCCACGATCCCCGCGGCGCGTTCACGGCGATGGTCTTCGCGCCGGAACCTGTGCCACTGTCCTCCTTCGCCGCGAAGCACGCCCACCTGTCCACGTCCCCCGAGTCCGGCTTCGTACGCGTCTTCCAGGCCCAACTGCGCGACGCCAAGGGCGTGGACATGCTGCGCGGCTGTGTGCTGCGCCGGATCGACGCCGAAGGCACGGACGAGCGGACCATCGACTCGGCCGACGACTGGTACGACGTCCTGGCCGACGTGTTCCAGCTGCAGCTGAGCGACGTCGACGCCGCCGAGAGGGCGGAGCTGTGGCACCGCGTCCACGCCGCACACCAGGAGTGGGAGGCCGCAGAGGGGCGGTGA
- a CDS encoding glycoside hydrolase domain-containing protein produces MFGTSRKPAHRLSKRNRYIAWGAAGVTIVAGGGVLVQSASAGTTEPAKKTYTGRAFDTCTAPSAAAMKAWRTGFYGAAAVYIGGKNRGCAQPNLTASWTKKVTAQGWKLIPLYVGAQPYCQRGSSPEKLTAANASTLGVAHGKDAVTKASKLGMKAGSAIYLDMEPYDVANTACNKAVLTYVRAFTKTLRAKTYRAGYYGFSSSSAKAVATAANRTDLPDYLWYAKWDKINTTTSDWPWSPSLYTNHSRGHQYMVNSKETRGGYTITVDRNAWDAPVAVTG; encoded by the coding sequence ATGTTCGGCACGTCGCGCAAGCCTGCGCACCGGCTGTCCAAGAGAAATCGTTACATCGCCTGGGGCGCCGCGGGTGTCACGATCGTCGCGGGGGGCGGCGTCCTCGTGCAGAGCGCGTCGGCGGGCACGACCGAGCCCGCGAAGAAGACGTACACCGGTCGTGCCTTCGACACCTGTACCGCTCCCTCGGCCGCCGCGATGAAGGCGTGGCGTACCGGGTTCTACGGCGCGGCCGCCGTCTACATCGGCGGCAAGAACCGCGGCTGCGCCCAGCCCAACCTCACCGCGTCCTGGACAAAGAAGGTCACCGCCCAGGGGTGGAAGCTCATCCCCCTCTACGTGGGTGCTCAGCCGTACTGCCAGAGGGGCTCCAGCCCGGAGAAACTGACCGCGGCCAACGCCTCCACCCTCGGTGTCGCCCATGGCAAGGATGCTGTGACCAAAGCCTCCAAGCTCGGCATGAAGGCGGGGAGCGCGATCTACCTGGACATGGAGCCGTACGACGTCGCGAACACCGCGTGCAACAAGGCGGTGCTCACGTACGTGCGCGCCTTCACCAAGACCCTGCGCGCCAAGACGTATCGGGCCGGGTACTACGGGTTCAGCAGTTCCAGTGCGAAGGCCGTGGCCACCGCTGCCAACCGCACCGATCTGCCGGACTACCTCTGGTATGCGAAGTGGGACAAAATCAACACCACGACCAGTGACTGGCCGTGGTCGCCGTCGCTGTACACGAACCACAGCCGTGGGCACCAGTACATGGTCAACAGCAAGGAAACGCGCGGCGGTTACACGATCACCGTCGACCGCAACGCCTGGGACGCACCCGTGGCCGTCACCGGCTGA
- a CDS encoding D-Ala-D-Ala carboxypeptidase family metallohydrolase: protein MPRRLARLLLSLVMIIVASVVGVVATAGTAQADGCYTWSRTLSQGATGADVTQLQIRVAGHAGNGGVLAVDGDYGPATAAAVKRFQAAYGLAADGVAGPATFSKIYTLQDDDCTPIHFTYAELNDCNSTWAGGAVSATTAKANALRTMWKLEALRHALGDEPLRVTSGFRSKACNDAVGGASSSRHLYGDAADLGAGPHSLCKLAQQARNHGFNGILGPGYPGHSDHTHVDHRSSRFWSASSCGI, encoded by the coding sequence ATGCCCAGACGGCTCGCACGACTCCTCCTGTCACTTGTCATGATCATTGTTGCGTCGGTCGTCGGAGTCGTGGCCACGGCCGGCACCGCCCAGGCCGACGGCTGCTACACCTGGTCGCGCACCCTCTCCCAGGGAGCGACAGGCGCCGACGTCACCCAGTTGCAGATCAGGGTGGCGGGTCATGCAGGAAACGGCGGAGTCCTCGCCGTCGACGGCGACTACGGGCCTGCCACCGCGGCAGCCGTCAAGCGCTTCCAGGCCGCGTACGGGCTGGCGGCCGACGGAGTCGCCGGCCCGGCCACATTCAGCAAGATCTACACGCTGCAGGACGACGACTGCACGCCGATCCACTTCACGTACGCCGAGCTCAACGACTGCAACTCGACCTGGGCCGGCGGCGCGGTGAGCGCCACCACGGCCAAGGCCAACGCGCTGCGCACCATGTGGAAACTGGAAGCCCTGCGGCACGCACTCGGTGACGAGCCGCTCCGCGTGACCAGCGGCTTCCGCTCGAAGGCCTGCAACGACGCGGTCGGTGGCGCCTCGAGCAGCCGCCACCTGTACGGCGACGCGGCGGATCTCGGCGCGGGCCCGCATTCCTTGTGCAAGCTCGCCCAGCAGGCACGCAACCACGGGTTCAACGGCATCCTCGGCCCCGGCTATCCGGGACACAGCGACCACACGCACGTCGACCACCGCTCCAGCCGCTTCTGGTCCGCGTCCAGTTGCGGCATCTGA
- a CDS encoding glycoside hydrolase family 16 protein, which translates to MAPIHPRPSRRRILGAALAAGPTLFLASPPARADSWGTPQAVNSWNVISGRWTANNELETYTPDCVWYDGATLMIKTYNAGGGVYYSGRVESKALYGYGTYRFTANMPNGQGLLPAVWAAYLNPWLPEIDAAEIVGSRPDTVYQTFHDTNNAQTQWAPNNPAGWTNSFHTYSFTWWPDHIDFAVDGNFTGTKWYTTPAGTGMHFIVNTAVGGDWPGNPDSSTWATADGARYLKVSSITYTPYYP; encoded by the coding sequence ATGGCACCCATCCATCCCAGGCCGAGCCGGAGACGCATCCTCGGCGCCGCTCTGGCAGCCGGCCCCACGCTGTTCCTGGCATCCCCGCCCGCACGAGCAGATTCCTGGGGCACACCACAGGCCGTCAACTCTTGGAACGTCATCAGCGGGAGGTGGACGGCCAACAACGAACTGGAGACGTACACGCCTGACTGCGTCTGGTACGACGGCGCAACGCTGATGATCAAAACGTACAACGCGGGCGGCGGGGTGTACTACTCCGGCCGCGTGGAGTCCAAGGCCCTCTACGGTTACGGCACTTACCGCTTCACCGCGAACATGCCCAACGGGCAGGGCCTGCTGCCCGCCGTGTGGGCCGCCTACCTCAACCCGTGGCTGCCCGAGATCGACGCGGCGGAGATCGTCGGCTCCAGGCCCGACACCGTCTACCAGACCTTCCACGACACCAACAACGCACAGACTCAGTGGGCCCCGAACAACCCGGCCGGCTGGACCAACAGCTTCCACACCTACTCGTTCACCTGGTGGCCCGACCACATCGACTTCGCCGTCGACGGCAACTTCACGGGCACCAAGTGGTACACCACCCCCGCGGGCACCGGCATGCACTTCATCGTCAACACGGCGGTCGGCGGGGACTGGCCGGGCAACCCGGACTCCTCGACCTGGGCCACGGCGGACGGCGCAAGGTACCTGAAGGTCTCCTCGATCACCTACACCCCGTACTACCCGTGA
- a CDS encoding cytidylate kinase family protein, producing MDQGTRGELISRLAEAVTSATTAHPLRVAIDGPPASGKTTLADELAVVLRAQHRDVIRATIDDFLVPRAQRYRRGQYSAEGCYFDAHDRAALCRVLLDPLGPGGDRRFQHAVYDRDTDTPSSPPATTAPADAVLLFDGVFLLRPELIDRWDLRIFVSVPFEQTVDRARNRGTAPAGSTADTAEIERSWRNRYIPSQQLYFATARPTDHADVIVYNDQLQRPAWEVGPHSPIHRI from the coding sequence ATGGACCAAGGCACCCGCGGGGAGCTCATCAGCCGGCTGGCCGAGGCGGTCACATCCGCCACGACCGCGCACCCGCTGCGGGTCGCCATCGACGGGCCGCCCGCCTCCGGCAAGACCACGCTGGCCGACGAGCTCGCCGTCGTCCTGCGCGCGCAGCACCGCGACGTCATCCGCGCGACCATCGACGACTTCCTCGTCCCTCGTGCACAGCGCTACCGACGCGGCCAGTACTCGGCCGAAGGCTGCTACTTCGACGCCCACGACCGTGCCGCGCTGTGCCGGGTGTTGCTCGATCCACTGGGCCCCGGCGGAGACCGAAGGTTCCAACACGCGGTCTACGACAGAGACACCGACACCCCATCGTCCCCGCCGGCCACGACCGCCCCCGCGGACGCCGTCCTGCTCTTCGACGGCGTCTTCCTCCTGCGCCCAGAACTCATCGACCGGTGGGACCTGCGCATCTTCGTGTCCGTCCCCTTCGAGCAGACGGTGGATCGCGCCCGGAACCGAGGCACAGCGCCGGCCGGATCCACCGCCGACACTGCCGAGATCGAGCGGTCCTGGCGCAACCGCTACATCCCCTCCCAACAGCTCTACTTCGCCACAGCCCGCCCAACCGACCACGCCGACGTCATCGTGTACAACGATCAGCTCCAGCGGCCCGCCTGGGAAGTCGGACCGCACTCACCGATCCACCGGATCTGA